A genomic stretch from Thermomonospora umbrina includes:
- a CDS encoding GntR family transcriptional regulator, with amino-acid sequence MTHPRRPPTAQQFVLKELRHAITTGELKPGTPIRQDALAERLDVSRVPLREALRVLEAEGLVVHEAHRGHRVAVLSMTDLREIYRIREILEAEAVREAAARLTPELLATIEEAQRDVERAGEAGDVTAMAEANRRFHFTLLGACGMPRLVRLITTLWDATDAYRALYYGGTDNRERVVHEHRAVLDALRDGDTESAIGHLDRHRAHAVDTLAEVLEG; translated from the coding sequence GTGACGCACCCACGACGGCCGCCGACCGCCCAGCAGTTCGTGCTGAAGGAGCTGCGGCACGCCATCACCACCGGCGAGCTGAAGCCGGGCACCCCGATCCGGCAGGACGCCCTGGCCGAGCGGCTCGACGTCAGCCGGGTGCCGCTGCGCGAGGCCCTGCGCGTCCTGGAGGCCGAGGGGCTGGTCGTCCACGAGGCCCACCGGGGCCACCGCGTCGCGGTGCTGTCGATGACCGACCTCCGCGAGATCTACCGGATCCGGGAGATCCTGGAGGCCGAGGCCGTCCGCGAGGCCGCCGCCCGACTCACCCCGGAGCTGCTCGCCACGATCGAGGAGGCGCAGCGCGACGTCGAGCGGGCCGGCGAGGCGGGCGACGTCACCGCCATGGCCGAGGCCAACCGCCGCTTCCACTTCACGCTGCTCGGGGCCTGCGGCATGCCCCGGCTCGTTCGGCTGATCACCACCCTGTGGGACGCCACCGACGCGTACCGCGCCCTGTACTACGGCGGCACGGACAACCGCGAACGCGTCGTCCACGAGCACCGCGCCGTCCTCGACGCCCTGCGCGACGGCGACACGGAGTCGGCGATCGGCCACCTCGACCGGCACCGCGCCCACGCGGTCGACACGCTCGCCGAAGTCCTCGAAGGCTAG
- a CDS encoding MFS transporter produces the protein MPKPSGAESARGPWRALVGGSVGNLVEWYDWFVYSSFAVYFASSFFPSGDPTAQLLNTMGIFAVGFLVRPIGGWLLGRLADRRGRKTALTVSVMLMSVSALLIAIAPTYEQAGHLGAGVLLVARMLQGLSVGGEYGAGVTYLVEASAPGRRGLAASVLYVSTTLGQLCGLGLQLFLQHTMSEETLHSWGWRIPFFVGAAGAAVVFYLRRNLMETEAYGEESTGERGTLRALLPYRREFVLVLALTMGGAVAYYTYTTYLTKYLSNTAGMSKEDATLVGFCALAVFVVLQPLGGMLSDRIGRRPLLIVFGTASMLTGVPLLTALGEVRTFGSALLLSLVAMVILTCYTSVNAAVKAELFPTHVRALGIALPHSIAQALFGGTTEYIALWFKKAGMESGYFWYVSGCAAVFLLVCLSMRETRDTALSPGERRAALEVA, from the coding sequence ATGCCGAAGCCGTCCGGTGCGGAGAGCGCCCGTGGTCCTTGGCGGGCCCTGGTCGGCGGTTCGGTCGGAAATCTGGTCGAGTGGTACGACTGGTTCGTCTATTCCAGTTTCGCCGTCTACTTCGCGTCGTCGTTCTTCCCCTCCGGGGATCCCACCGCGCAGTTGCTCAACACGATGGGCATCTTCGCCGTCGGATTCCTGGTGCGGCCGATCGGCGGCTGGTTGTTGGGGCGGCTCGCGGATCGGAGGGGGCGCAAGACGGCGCTCACCGTGAGCGTCATGCTCATGTCGGTCAGCGCGCTCCTGATCGCCATCGCCCCCACGTACGAGCAGGCCGGCCACCTCGGGGCGGGTGTGCTGTTGGTGGCGCGGATGCTGCAGGGGCTCTCCGTGGGGGGCGAGTACGGGGCGGGTGTGACCTACCTCGTCGAGGCGTCGGCCCCGGGGCGGCGCGGGCTGGCGGCCAGCGTCCTGTACGTGTCGACGACGCTCGGGCAACTCTGCGGACTGGGCCTGCAACTGTTCCTCCAGCACACCATGTCGGAGGAGACGTTGCACTCTTGGGGTTGGCGGATTCCGTTCTTCGTGGGGGCCGCCGGCGCCGCCGTGGTGTTCTATCTGCGCCGCAATCTGATGGAGACCGAGGCGTACGGGGAGGAGTCCACGGGTGAACGCGGAACGCTGCGTGCCCTGCTCCCGTATCGGCGGGAGTTCGTGCTCGTCCTCGCGCTCACGATGGGCGGAGCGGTGGCGTATTACACCTACACCACCTATCTCACCAAATACCTGTCGAACACCGCCGGGATGAGCAAGGAGGACGCCACCCTGGTGGGGTTCTGCGCGCTGGCGGTGTTCGTCGTGCTCCAGCCGTTGGGCGGGATGCTGTCGGACCGGATCGGCCGCCGTCCCCTGCTGATCGTGTTCGGGACGGCCTCGATGCTGACCGGCGTCCCGCTGTTGACCGCGCTCGGCGAGGTCCGGACGTTCGGGTCCGCGCTGCTGTTGTCGCTGGTCGCGATGGTGATCCTGACCTGCTACACCTCGGTCAACGCGGCGGTGAAGGCGGAGCTGTTCCCCACCCATGTCCGTGCGCTCGGCATCGCCCTGCCGCACTCGATCGCGCAGGCGCTCTTCGGCGGCACCACGGAGTACATCGCCCTCTGGTTCAAGAAGGCGGGGATGGAGTCCGGCTACTTCTGGTACGTGTCCGGATGCGCCGCCGTGTTCCTCCTGGTGTGCCTGTCGATGCGCGAGACCCGTGACACGGCCCTGTCCCCCGGCGAACGCAGGGCCGCGCTGGAGGTCGCCTAG